The following coding sequences are from one Anopheles bellator chromosome X, idAnoBellAS_SP24_06.2, whole genome shotgun sequence window:
- the LOC131213267 gene encoding uncharacterized protein LOC131213267: MRFRANDSDSMECVKKSRASRSRPTKTNRNQMRKLASVDSGNIYGKERDRTAPLSCIYVVFGAFIILLISCIIVTSISTDVRQQFVENYHEVVSQLSRESINRCVQNSQDFNALDVEIRKNIVGQAYAYNEIVQWLRDARIFSYRLIVFLGSTGVGKTLTAKLIINNYPWRANTFYISWKDRQSQTAQYAVFQGILFKLRQASYSGSLCGNYLIVIDNLHTNDISVLVKIIARIRGMSEKHQINLDIVLVFQGSANLSHSLMEKTIPEAKVVEFSALSRKHLNECIQREASVIGLDVEKTKSLIDAVAKQINVSQYGCKPVRPKLILFSQL, translated from the coding sequence ATGCGTTTTCGTGCGAATGATTCCGATTCAATGGAATGTGTGAAAAAATCTAGAGCTTCTAGATCCAGGCCTACTAAAACCAACCGGAACCAAATGAGAAAATTGGCATCTGTGGATAGCGGTAACATTTACGGCAAAGAGCGCGACCGTACAGCACCACTATCCTGTATTTACGTTGTATTCGGTGCTTTCATAATCCTTTTAATCAGTTGCATTATTGTTACATCGATTTCCACTGACGTGCGGCAACAATTTGTTGAGAATTACCACGAAGTTGTTAGTCAATTGTCCCGTGAGTCAATCAACAGGTGTGTACAAAATAGCCAAGATTTTAACGCTTTGGATGTAGAGATTAGGAAAAACATAGTCGGTCAAGCTTATGCTTACAACGAAATTGTTCAATGGCTTCGAGATGCGCGCATCTTCTCGTATAGGCTTATAGTGTTTCTAGGCAGTACCGGAGTTGGTAAAACATTAACAGCAAAACTTATTATCAATAATTACCCGTGGCGTGCAAACACCTTTTACATATCGTGGAAGGATCGTCAATCACAAACGGCACAATACGCTGTGTTTCAAGGCATCTTGTTCAAACTGCGACAAGCAAGCTACTCCGGAAGTCTGTGCGGAAACTATTTAATCGTAATTGATAACTTGCACACGAACGATATCTCTGTACTCGTCAAAATAATCGCTCGTATCCGTGGGATGAGcgaaaaacatcaaattaatttggatATAGTGCTCGTATTTCAGGGCTCAGCGAACCTGTCGCACTCGTTAATGGAGAAAACTATACCCGAGGCCAAAGTAGTTGAGTTTAGTGCATTAAgtagaaaacatttaaatgaaTGCATCCAAAGAGAGGCATCAGTTATCGGGCTCGATGTTGAAAAGACGAAGTCTCTGATTGATGCAGTGGCGAAACAGATAAATGTTTCACAATACGGCTGCAAACCAGTACGACCAAAGCTCATTTTGTTCTCGCAACTTTGA
- the LOC131213790 gene encoding fatty acid hydroxylase domain-containing protein 2-like: METVADVRLLVGSVVQEKWSSLLDVIGDEPEFLYVWALSVFVHSFFWLVGGLFVLMDLTNKPAFLRRYKTQPGKNEPVAWPDLRRVMGTILFNQTVVGIPLTYAGYHGTIKGSVPDPRVLPSLGEILRDLVVCVFFAEIGFYYVHRFLHLTPLYRHVHKKHHEWTAPFAWTAMYCHPVEHVISNMIPPMIGIQLMKAHIFTTAIWFPLVIFNTIRDHCGYHLPFFPSSEFHDYHHAKFTECFGTFGYLDWLHGTDTKFRQSKQHQRHRTLWCLKSARELYPDS, encoded by the exons ATGGAGACGGTTGCCGACGTTCGCCTGCTCGTTGGGTCGGTGGTGCAGGAGAAATGGAGCTCCTTGTTGGACGTGATCG GTGACGAACCAGAGTTTCTGTATGTGTGGGCCCTCAGCGTGTTTGTGCACTCGTTTTTCTGGCTCGTCGGCGGCCTGTTCGTGCTGATGGACCTCACCAATAAACCGGCGTTTTTGCGCCGCTACAAGACGCAACCGGGTAAGAACGAGCCGGTGGCCTGGCCCGACCTGCGCCGCGTGATGGGCACCATCCTGTTCAACCAGACCGTCGTCGGCATCCCGCTGACGTACGCAGGCTACCACGGCACGATCAAGGGCTCGGTGCCGGATCCGCGCGTCCTCCCGTCGCTCGGCGAGATCCTGCGCGAtctggtggtgtgcgtgttctTCGCCGAGATCGGCTTCTACTACGTGCACCGGTTCCTGCACCTGACCCCGCTGTACCGGCACGTGCACAAGAAGCACCACGAGTGGACGGCACCGTTCGCGTGGACCGCCATGTACTGCCACCCGGTCGAGCACGTGATCAGCAACATGATCCCGCCGATGATTGGCATCCAGCTGATGAAGGCGCACATCTTCACCACCGCCATCTGGTTCCCGCTGGTCATCTTCAACACGATCCGGGACCACTGCGGCTACCACCTGCCATTCTTTCCCAGCTCCGAGTTCCACGACTACCACCACGCCAA ATTCACGGAGTGTTTCGGCACGTTCGGGTACCTGGACTGGCTGCACGGTACGGACACCAAGTTCCGCCAGTCGAAGCAacaccagcgccaccggaCGCTCTGGTGTTTGAAGTCGGCCCGCGAGCTGTACCCCGACAGTTGA
- the LOC131213718 gene encoding uncharacterized protein LOC131213718 produces the protein MGPVCMPANMQLPIANPSREVNPSSELQKQIQRHVLAVVQFILSVVVGFAFGFVGIELLIGQLDFGFRLLLGIIIALIVALAEIYFLAVKLNEADDLPASVTGTMKQHQE, from the exons ATGGGCCCAGTTTGCATGCCGGCAAATATGCAGTTGCCCATTGCAAATCCCTCTAGAGAGGTAAATCCTTCAAGCGAGCTGC AGAAGCAAATTCAGCGACATGTGCTCGCGGTTGTCCAGTTCATACTTTCCGTTGTGGTTGGTTTTGCGTTCGGCTTCGTCGGCATCGAGCTGCTGATCGGGCAGCTAGATTTCGGGTTCCGACTGTTGCTCGGCATTATCATCGCATTGATCGTGGCACTGGCAGAGATATACTTTCTAGCGGTAAAGCTAAACGAGGCGGATGACTTACCAGCCTCGGTGACGGGCACAATGAAGCAGCATCAAGAGTAG
- the LOC131213649 gene encoding glutathione S-transferase 1 gives MKLYAVSDGPPSLAVRMCLQVLNIPYEHISVDYGKAEHLTDAYEKMNPQREIPVLDDEGFFLSESNAILQYLCDKYAPASELYPRDAKERAVVNHRLCFNLAFLYPQISAYVMAPIFFDYQRTEMNLKKLNIALAAFQTYLQRAGTKYAAGNGLTIADFPLVTSIMCLEAIAFDFRVSYPTVYEWYAGFKQAHPELWAIASKGMEEIAEFEKNPPDLTGMVHPIHPIKQVAKK, from the exons ATGAAGCTGTACGCCGTGTCCGACGGTCCACCATCTTTGGCGGTCCGTATGTGCCTGCAGGTTCTTAACATACCCTACGAGCACATCAGTGTTGATTATGGAAAAGCGGAACATTTAACGGACGCCTACGAAAAG ATGAATCCCCAGCGGGAAATTCCGGTGCTGGACGACGAGGGATTCTTCCTGAGCGAAAGTAACGCCATTTTGCAATACTTGTGCGACAAGTATGCACCGGCCAGTGAGCTTTACCCACGGGACGCAAAGGAACGGGCGGTAGTTAACCATCGGCTGTGCTTTAACTTGGCGTTCCTGTACCCGCAGATATCTGCCTACGTAATGGCACCTATTTTCTTTGACTACCAACGTACCGAGATGAACCTAAAGAAGTTGAACATTGCCCTTGCCGCGTTTCAAACGTACCTTCAGCGTGCCGGTACTAAGTACGCCGCTGGCAACGGGCTAACGATTGCTGACTTTCCACTTGTCACCTCCATAATGTGCCTCGAAGcgattgctttcgatttccgtGTCAGCTACCCAACCGTCTATGAGTGGTACGCCGGGTTTAAGCAGGCGCATCCCGAGCTGTGGGCGATCGCCTCAAAGGGCATGGAGGAAATAGCGGAGTTTGAGAAGAATCCGCCCGATTTGACGGGCATGGTGCATCCAATCCATCCAATCAAGCAGGTTGCTAAAAAGTGA